In one Nitrososphaerota archaeon genomic region, the following are encoded:
- a CDS encoding bis(5'-nucleosyl)-tetraphosphatase → MRATSRTCGTLIIELSGMVSVDEHSAGAVVFRDGADGRRYLLLQNGGRWDFPKGNREEGEGELQTVLREVAEETGLTDVSVIPGFRKVIEYFYRRGGKDVHKQVIYLLASTNSENIKISFEHQGFAWFSFSDAIKRASYDNSKMTLKEADGFLRGKGPDGAADQY, encoded by the coding sequence TTGAGGGCCACTTCTAGGACCTGCGGAACGCTAATAATCGAACTTTCAGGGATGGTGAGTGTGGACGAGCATTCCGCCGGAGCGGTCGTCTTCAGGGACGGTGCTGACGGGCGGCGGTATCTCCTGCTCCAGAACGGAGGCCGCTGGGACTTTCCGAAGGGCAATAGGGAGGAGGGAGAGGGGGAGCTCCAGACCGTCCTCAGGGAGGTCGCCGAAGAGACAGGGCTCACGGACGTCTCCGTGATCCCTGGGTTCAGGAAGGTTATCGAGTACTTCTACAGGAGGGGGGGCAAGGACGTCCACAAGCAGGTAATCTATCTCCTGGCCAGCACGAACAGCGAGAACATCAAGATCTCCTTCGAGCACCAGGGCTTCGCCTGGTTCTCATTCTCCGACGCGATCAAGCGCGCGTCCTACGACAACTCGAAGATGACCCTGAAGGAGGCCGACGGGTTCCTAAGGGGAAAGGGCCCGGACGGCGCTGCAGATCAGTACTGA
- a CDS encoding inositol-3-phosphate synthase encodes MPKIKVAIAGVGNCASAIIQGVRYYSQKGEGEGLTYWKVGGYTPEHIEFVAAFDVSSRKVGKDLSQAIFQPPNNTEKITDVPKLGVVVKKGPVMDGIGKFLKDVVPVAESKEDDVVEELKRSGAEVLVNYLPVGSTAASHSYAEAALEAGVAFINAIPVFIASDPAWAERFARAKLPVAGDDVMSQIGATVLHKTLVKMAIDRGVKVDETYQLNIGGDTDFLNMLEESRLKDKRESKTSAVRAMSPYEVPTRIGPSDYVPFLNNDKVCYIWLKGKYFGGTVVKMDVKLHVVDAYDSGGVMVDAIRGAKVALDRGVGGQLISLSAYCFKHPPVQMPYPAAKAAFEDFTSGKLER; translated from the coding sequence TTGCCCAAGATCAAGGTCGCCATTGCGGGAGTAGGCAATTGCGCCTCGGCGATCATTCAGGGAGTCCGGTACTATTCGCAGAAGGGGGAAGGAGAGGGGCTCACCTACTGGAAGGTCGGTGGGTACACGCCGGAGCACATCGAGTTCGTCGCGGCCTTCGACGTGTCCTCCAGGAAGGTCGGGAAGGACCTCTCGCAGGCCATATTCCAGCCCCCCAACAACACCGAGAAGATCACAGACGTGCCCAAGCTTGGGGTCGTGGTGAAGAAGGGGCCGGTCATGGACGGAATCGGCAAGTTCCTGAAGGACGTGGTGCCGGTCGCAGAGAGCAAGGAGGACGACGTCGTCGAGGAGCTGAAGCGGAGCGGCGCCGAGGTCCTCGTGAACTACCTGCCAGTGGGGAGCACGGCCGCATCCCACAGCTACGCGGAAGCCGCCCTCGAAGCTGGGGTCGCTTTCATCAACGCGATTCCTGTCTTCATCGCCTCGGACCCAGCCTGGGCTGAGAGGTTCGCGAGGGCGAAGCTCCCGGTGGCCGGGGACGACGTGATGAGCCAAATCGGGGCGACGGTGCTTCACAAGACCCTAGTGAAGATGGCGATAGATAGGGGAGTCAAGGTGGACGAGACCTACCAGCTGAACATCGGCGGAGACACCGACTTCCTGAACATGCTCGAGGAGAGCAGGCTGAAGGACAAGCGCGAGAGCAAGACGAGCGCAGTTAGGGCAATGTCACCCTACGAGGTCCCCACGAGGATTGGCCCCAGCGACTACGTTCCCTTCCTGAACAACGACAAAGTCTGCTACATCTGGCTGAAGGGGAAGTACTTCGGCGGGACTGTCGTCAAGATGGACGTCAAGCTTCACGTGGTCGACGCCTACGACAGCGGAGGGGTGATGGTCGACGCCATCAGGGGAGCGAAGGTCGCACTGGACAGAGGGGTCGGGGGCCAGCTCATCAGCCTGTCAGCCTATTGCTTCAAGCACCCGCCCGTCCAGATGCCCTACCCGGCGGCCAAGGCTGCCTTTGAAGATTTTACTTCTGGGAAGCTCGAACGGTAG
- the radA gene encoding DNA repair and recombination protein RadA: MSETETDPELELDTLPGVGPATKQKLRDAGIYTILDLATAGPSDIADAVDIDTSKAVELNNKARKKLVEMKRLEPDFMNAADLLVKRLAIDRISTGSKNLDDLLGGGIETWAMTEFYGEFGSGKSQICHTLCVMVQGTKEQGGLGAGAVYIDTEGTFRPERIAQIAEARDLDSDKILSRITVARAYNSAHQELIVKDLGKVIEPNKVKLVILDSAVAHYRAEFLGRGTLAERQQRLNRFMHQLLRTAEVYNIAVVVTNQVQAAPDSFFGDPTRPTGGHVVAHTSTYRIYLRKAAKNRIARMVDSPYHPERDIVFCLDEKGVDDPAEETIRKK; encoded by the coding sequence TTGTCTGAAACTGAAACAGACCCGGAGCTTGAGCTGGACACTCTCCCAGGGGTAGGCCCTGCGACCAAGCAGAAGCTCCGCGACGCTGGAATCTACACAATCCTCGACCTGGCGACGGCGGGCCCCTCGGACATCGCGGACGCAGTCGACATCGACACATCCAAGGCGGTCGAGCTCAACAACAAGGCGAGGAAGAAGCTCGTCGAGATGAAGAGACTCGAGCCTGACTTCATGAACGCCGCAGACCTGCTTGTCAAGAGGTTGGCCATCGACAGGATATCTACGGGTTCGAAGAACCTGGACGACCTTCTCGGGGGCGGCATAGAGACTTGGGCGATGACCGAGTTCTACGGCGAATTCGGCTCGGGAAAGAGCCAGATATGCCACACCCTCTGCGTGATGGTCCAGGGGACCAAGGAGCAGGGAGGGCTGGGCGCAGGCGCGGTGTACATCGACACGGAGGGGACCTTCCGCCCCGAGAGAATCGCGCAGATCGCCGAGGCCCGAGACCTGGACTCGGACAAGATCCTCTCGCGCATAACGGTCGCAAGGGCCTACAACAGCGCCCACCAGGAGCTGATAGTGAAGGACCTCGGCAAGGTGATCGAGCCGAACAAGGTGAAGCTAGTCATCCTGGACAGCGCAGTCGCGCACTACAGGGCCGAGTTCCTGGGGAGAGGCACCCTGGCGGAGAGGCAGCAGAGGCTGAACCGTTTCATGCACCAGCTCCTGCGCACCGCTGAAGTGTACAACATAGCCGTGGTCGTGACGAACCAGGTCCAGGCCGCGCCTGACAGCTTCTTCGGGGACCCGACAAGGCCCACCGGAGGGCACGTCGTGGCCCACACCAGCACCTACAGGATCTACCTGAGGAAGGCAGCCAAGAACCGGATCGCGAGGATGGTGGACAGCCCCTACCACCCGGAAAGGGACATTGTCTTCTGTCTCGACGAGAAGGGCGTCGACGACCCGGCAGAAGAGACAATAAGAAAGAAGTAA